The following proteins come from a genomic window of Cervus canadensis isolate Bull #8, Minnesota chromosome 20, ASM1932006v1, whole genome shotgun sequence:
- the COL10A1 gene encoding collagen alpha-1(X) chain produces MLPQIALLLLISLNLVHGVFYTERYQTPTGIKGPPSNTKTQFFIPYAIKGKGVSLRGEQGIPGPPGPAGPRGHPGPSGPPGKPGTGSPGPQGQPGLPGPPGPSATGKPGLPGLPGKQGERGLNGPKGDIGPAGLPGPRGPPGPPGIPGPAGISVPGKPGPQGPTGEPGPRGFPGEKGMQGVPGLNGQKGETGYCAPCRPGERGLPGPQGPTGPPGPPGVGKRGDNGLPGQPGLKGDQGVPGERGPAGPPGPQGPPGEQGPEGIGKPGAPGTPGQPGIPGMKGHSGAPGPAGLPGAPGFGKPGLPGLKGQRGPVGLPGSPGAKGEQGPAGHPGEAGLPGPSGNMGPQGPKGIPGNPGLPGPKGEMGPVGPAGNPGAKGERGSSGLDGKPGYPGEPGLNGPKGNPGLPGPKGDPGIAGSPGLPGPVGPAGAKGMPGHNGEAGPRGVPGIPGTRGPIGPPGIPGFPGAKGDAGTPGPPGPAGIAVKGLNGPTGPPGPPGPRGNAGEPGLPGPPGPPGPPGQAALPEDFVKAGQRPFVSANQGVTGMPVSAFTVILSKAYPAIGTPIPFDKILYNKQQHYDPRTGIFTCKIPGIYYFSYHIHVKGTHAWVGLYKNGTPVMYTYDEYVKGYLDQASGSAVIDLTENDQVWLQLPNAGSSGLYSSEYVHSSFSGFLVAPM; encoded by the coding sequence GTGTGTCGCTAAGAGGAGAGCAAGGCATCCCCGGCCCACCAGGCCCCGCGGGACCTCGAGGGCACCCAGGCCcgtctggaccaccaggaaaacccgGCACCGGAAGTCCTGGGCCCCAAGGACAGCCAGGGTTGCCAGGACCGCCGGGACCATCAGCCACTGGGAAGCCAGGTTTGCCAGGACTCCCAGGAAAACAAGGGGAGAGAGGACTCAATGGACCAAAAGGGGATATTGGACCAGCTGGTTTACCAGGACCACGGGGACCACCAGGGCCGCCTGGAATCCCCGGCCCAGCTGGAATTTCTGTTCCAGGAAAACCTGGGCCACAAGGACCTACAGGAGAACCAGGTCCCAGGGGCTTTCCTGGAGAAAAGGGTATGCAAGGGGTCCCTGGACTGAATGGACAGAAAGGGGAAACGGGGTACTGTGCTCCTTGCCGCCCAGGTGAGAGGGGCCTCCCAGGTCCTCAGGGTCCCACAGGACCACCTGGCCCTCCTGGAGTGGGGAAAAGAGGTGACAATGGGTTACCAGGACAGCCAGGCCTCAAAGGTGACCAGGGTGTTCCAGGGGAAAGGGGACCAGCCGGCCCACCAGGCCCCCAAGGCCCCCCTGGGGAACAAGGACCAGAAGGCATTGGAAAGCCAGGAGCCCCTGGAACTCCGGGCCAGCCAGGGATCCCAGGGATGAAAGGTCACTCTGGGGCTCCAGGACCAGCTGGGCTCCCGGGTGCTCCCGGCTTTGGGAAACCAGGCTTGCCAGGCCTGAAGGGACAAAGAGGACCTGTGGGCCTTCCAGGGAGTCCAGGTGCCAAAGGGGAACAAGGCCCAGCAGGTCATCCCGGGGAAGCAGGTCTGCCCGGACCCTCAGGGAATATGGGACCCCAAGGACCAAAAGGCATTCCAGGCAACCCCGGGCTCCCAGGCCCTAAAGGTGAGATGGGGCCAGTGGGGCCTGCAGGAAACCCCGGGGCAAAGGGAGAAAGGGGCTCCTCTGGCTTAGATGGAAAACCAGGGTACCCAGGAGAACCAGGTCTCAATGGTCCCAAGGGTAACCCAGGGTTGCCGGGCCCAAAAGGTGACCCTGGAATCGCAGGATCCCCTGGTCTCCCAGGCCCTGTGGGTCCAGCAGGAGCTAAAGGAATGCCAGGACACAATGGTGAGGCTGGGCCCAGAGGAGTCCCTGGAATACCCGGTACTAGAGGTCCCATTGGGCCGCCAGGCATTCCAGGATTCCCTGGAGCCAAAGGCGATGCGGGAACCCCAGGGCCTCCTGGCCCAGCGGGCATAGCGGTCAAGGGCCTCAATGGACCGACTGGGCCTCCAGGGCCTCCAGGGCCAAGAGGCAATGCTGGGGAGCCTGGTCTCCCAgggcccccagggcccccaggcccTCCAGGCCAAGCAGCCCTGCCCGAGGACTTTGTAAAGGCAGGCCAAAGGCCGTTTGTTAGTGCCAATCAGGGAGTAACAGGGATGCCTGTGTCTGCTTTCACTGTTATCCTCTCCAAAGCTTACCCAGCTATAGGTACTCCGATCCCATTCGATAAGATTTTATATAACAAGCAACAGCATTATGACCCAAGAACTGGAATCTTTACCTGTAAGATTCCAGGGATATATTACTTCTCTTACCACATCCATGTGAAAGGGACCCATGCTTGGGTAGGCCTGTATAAGAACGGCACCCCTGTGATGTACACCTATGATGAGTACGTCAAGGGCTACCTAGACCAGGCTTCGGGGAGCGCCGTCATCGACCTCACCGAGAACGACCAGGTATGGCTCCAGCTGCCCAATGCAGGCTCCAGCGGGCTCTACTCCTCTGAGTACGTCCACTCCTCCTTCTCAGGATTCCTGGTAGCTCCCATGTGA